The DNA region CGGCCGAAGGGCGCGGGACTCGTGCTGGCAGAGCTCGTGTATACGCTGACCGACCCGCCGATCCGATTCTTCCGACGGCTGGTCCCGCCGCTGCGCATGGGCACGATCTCGCTGGATTTCGGTATCACCCTGACCCTGATCGTCCTGCTCGTCCTGATGACCATCGCACGGGCTCTGTGAACGCCGCAGCACCATGTCCCGCCATCGCGCGGCACAGACTGGGGGGCTATGCTTGGCTCCCAGACGCGCGGTGCGGGTAAGCCTGCGCGTTCGAAGCACAACGCGCCATCTTCACGGCTGGCGAGAAGAACTCACCGAAAGAGGAGCCACCCATGGCACTTACCCCGGATGACGTCGTCCACAAGGAGTTCCAGCACGTCCGATTCAAGGACGGTTTCGACCCCGAAGAGGTCGACGACTACCTCGATGAGATCGTCGTTGAGTGGCGCAAGACCATCGAGGAGAACAACGACCTCAAGGCGAAGCTCGCGGCGTTCGAGTCCGGCCAGCACACCGCTCCCGTCGCCGCGGCCCCTGCCGCCGAGGCCCCGGCCACATCGACCGCGTCCGCCACGGGCACCTCTGCGGGCATCATCGAGCTCGCTCAGCGTCTGCACGACGAGCACGTCGCGGAGGGAGAGGCCAAGCGTCGTCAGCTCATCGCGGACGCCGAGGCCGAGGTGGCGCGCATCCGCTCCGCGGCGGAGGCCAAGCAGCGCGAGGAGGCCGTGCGTCTCGAGCGCGAGCGCAACACCCTCGAGGGCCGTATCACCGAGCTGCGCGAGTTCGAGCGCGACTACCGCGGCAAGCTGCGCGCGATGATCGAGGGGCAGCTGCGCGACCTCGACCAGAAGACCTCCTCGGACTCGACCCCGGTCTCGGCCATCGGCCTGTAGGTCACTCTTGACAGGACGTCGTCCCCTTCGTCGGTCGGCGGCCGGTGCGATCGTCGCGATCCTCGCGGCGCTCGTGCTGGTCGCCGATCAGTCTGTGAAGCAGCTCACCATCGCACACCTCCCGTCCCAGGAGACGGTCCCGGTGCTGGGCGAGTTCCTCCAGTTGTTCTACATCCGCAACTCCGGCGCGGCGTTCTCGATCGGCGCCGGGATGACGTGGATCTTCACGATCGCGCTCGTCGTCGTCGCCGGTGTCATCGTCTGGAAGACCATCGGCGTGCGCTCCCGGCTGTGGGCCGTGGTGCTCGGCGGTCTGCTGGGCGGCGTCCTCGGCAATCTCACCGACCGGCTGCTCCGAGATCCGGGCTTCGCGGTCGGTCATGTCGTCGACATGATCTCCATGCCGTGGATGATCCCCGCGGTGTTCAACGTGGCCGACGTCTTCATCGTCACAGGCATGATCTCCGTCGCTCTGCTGGTGGTCACCGGACTCCGACTGGACGGCACTCGAGAACGCGATCATGCGCAGCCCGACGACGCAGGCGGTGCCGAGGACGATGCGGCTCCGGGGTCCGAGTCCGCCGCGAGCGGGGCGTGAGGATGCCCTCTCGCAGCCTGCCCGTGCCCGACGGGCTGGAGGGCGCGAGGGTCGACGCCGCCCTGGCGAAGATGCTCGGCTTCTCCCGCACCTTCGCCGCCGAGATCGCGGAGTCTGGCGGGGTGATCCTCGACGGCGTCGTCCTGGGCAAGTCCGATCGGCTGCGTGCGGGGGCGTGGCTGGAGGTGACGTGGACTCCGCGGGAGGAGCCGCGGATCGTCCCGCTCGCCGTCCCCGAACTGGGGATCGTGCACGACGACGACGAGATCGTCGTCGTCGACAAGCCCACCGGCGTCGCCGCCCACCCGTCCGTCGGCTGGGAGGGCCCGACGGTGGTGGGTGCACTGGCCGCTGCAGGATTCCGCATCGCCACCAGCGGTGCGCCCGAGCGTCAGGGCGTCGTGCATCGTCTGGATGTCGGCACCAGCGGCCTCATGGTGGTCGCCAAGACCGAGTCCGCGTACACGGCCCTCAAACGGGCCTTCAAGGAGCGCACCGTCGAGAAGGTGTACCACGCCGTCGTGCAGGGGCATCCGGATCCGCTCACCGGAACGATCGACGCGCCCATCGGCAGAGATCCCCGTCACCACTGGAGGTTCGCGGTCGTCGCCGACGGGAAGCCGTCGGTGACCCACTACGAGACGCTCGAGGCGTTCCCGGGGGCCTCGCTGCTGGAGATCCGCCTCGAGACCGGCCGCACGCACCAGATCCGCGTGCACATGGCCGCGCATCGACATCCGTGCGTCGGCGACCCGCTGTACGGCGCCGACCCCACCCTGTCGGCGAGGCTCGGCCTCACGAGGCAGTGGCTGCATGCGCATCGGCTCGCGTTCACGCATCCGGCCTCGGGGGAGTGGGTGCGATTCGAGTCGCCGTATCCCGCCGATTTCCGCCATGCGCTTGAGGTGCTCGACCCGGGCCGTTCGGAGGACGCCTGAGCGCACGCCCGTGCGCCGCGCCGCGAGGCCGGACTCCCGGGCAGGGGGAACGGGGTTCGGGACGGGTGGGGAGGGGCCCGGGTAGGCTCGGATCATGGCCTCCGACTCCTTCGTGCACCTGCATGTCCACAGCGAGTACTCCATGCTGGACGGCGCGGCCAAGATCAGCTCGATGACCAAGGCCGCCGCCGATTACGGGATGCCCGCGATCGCCGTCACCGACCATGGCAACACGTTCGCCGCGTACGAGTTCTACAATGCGGCGAAGGCCGCCGGGGTCAAGCCGATCATCGGCCTCGAGGCGTACGTCACCCCCGGCACCCACCGCAGTGACAAGTCCCGGGTCGCGTGGGGGTCGCCCGATCAGAAGAGCGACGACGTCTCGGGCTCCGGCGCGTACACGCACATGACGCTGTGGAGCGAGACGACACCGGGGATGCACAACCTGTTCCGGCTGAGCTCGCGCTCGAGCCTGGAAGGCTACTACTTCAAGCCGCGGATGGACCGTGAGCTGCTGCAGACCTACAGCGACGGCCTCATCGCGACCACGGGATGCCCGTCGGGGGAGATCCAGACCCGCCTGCGTCTGGGGCAGTACGACGCGGCCCGTGCGGCGGCTGCGGAGTTCCAGGACATCTTCGGCAAGGAGAACTACTTCTGCGAGATCATGGACCACGGTCTGTCGATCGAGCGGCGCGTGACCTCCGACCTGCTGCGGCTGGCCAAGGACCTGGGCATCCCCCTCGTCGCCACCAACGACTCGCACTACACGCACCAGCACGAGGCCGACGCGCACGAGGCGCTGCTGTGCGTGCAGTCCGGGTCGACCATGGATGACCCCAACCGGTTCAAGTTCGACGGCGACGGCTACTACATCAAGACGGCGCAGGAGATGCGCCAGCTCTTCCGCGACCACCCCGAGGCCTGCGACAACACGCTGCTGATCGCCGAGCGCTGCCAGGTCGAGTTCGACACCGAGGCGAACTACATGCCGAGCTTCCCCGTCCCGGAGGGGGAGACCGAGGAGAGCTGGCTGGTCAAGGAGGTCGAGCGCGGGCTGCACTACCGCTACCCGGACGGCATCCCCGGCGAGGTGCGCGAGCGCGCCGAGTACGAGCTGGGCATCATCCTGCAGATGAAGTTCCCCGGCTACTTCCTCGTGGTGGCCGACTTCATCAACTGGGCCAAGGACCACGGCATCCGCGTCGGTCCGGGCCGGGGATCGGGCGCCGGGTCGATGGTCGCCTACGCGATGAGGATCACCGATCTGGACCCGCTCCGGCACGGTCTCATCTTCGAGCGCTTCCTCAACCCGGATCGCGTGTCCATGCCCGACTTCGACGTCGACTTCGACGACCGCCGCCGCGGCGAGGTCATCGACTACGTCACGGAGAAGTACGGCGACGACCGCGTCGCGCAGATCGTCACCTACGGCACCATCAAGTCCAAACAGGCGTTGAAGGACGCCGGCCGTGTGCTGGGCTTCCCGTTCAGCATGGGCGACCGGCTCACCAAGGCCATGCCGCCCGCGGTGATGGGCAAGGACATGCCCCTCAGCGGCATGTACGACTCCACGCACCCGCGCTACAAGGAGGCCAGCGAGTTCCGCGCGCTCATCGACACCGACCCGGAGGCGAAGACGGTCTTCGACCGCGCGCTGGGGCTGGAGGGGCTGAAACGGCAGTGGGGCGTGCACGCCGCCGGCGTGATCATGTCCTCGCATCCGCTGCTGGACATCGTGCCGATCATGAAGCGCGAGCAGGACGGTCAGATCGTCACGCAGTTCGACTACCCGTCCTGCGAGTCGCTCGGGCTGATCAAGATGGACTTCCTGGGGCTGCGCAACCTCACGATCATCTCGGACGCGCTGGACAACATCCGCACCAACCGCGGTGAGGAGCTCGATCTGGAGCACCTCACGATCGAGGACCGCGGGGCGTACGAGCTGCTCGCCCGCGGCGACACCCTGGGCGTGTTCCAGCTCGACGGCGGTGCCATGCGCGCGCTGCTGCGCCTGATGAAGCCGGACAACTTCGAGGACATCTCCGCCGTCATCGCGCTGTATCGTCCTGGCCCCATGGGCGCGAACTCGCACACCAACTACGCCCTGCGCAAGAACGGGCAGCAGGAGATCACCCCCATTCACCCCGAGCTCGAGGAGCCGCTGCGGGAGATCCTCGAGGGCACGTACGGGTTGATCATCTACCAGGAGCAGGTGATGGCCATCGCGCAGAAGGTGGCGGGGTTCACTCTCGGCCAGGCGGACATCCTGCGGCGCGCGATGGGCAAGAAGAAGAAGTCCGAGCTGGACAAGCAGTACGCGGGCTTCCACCAGGGGATGCTGGACCGCGGGTTCAGCGAGGAGGCCATCAAGGCGCTCTGGGACATCCTGCTGCCGTTCTCCGACTACGCGTTCAACAAGGCGCACTCCGCCGCGTACGGGCTGGTGTCCTACTGGACCGCGTACCTGAAGGCGCACTACCCGGCCGAGTACATGGCCGCGCTGCTGACGAGCGTCGGCGATTCCAAGGACAAGATGGCGCTGTACCTGAATGAATGCCGCCGCATGGGCATCAGGGTGCTGCCGCCGGACGTCTCCGAGTCGATCAACTTCTTCGCCGCCGTCGGCGAGGACATCCGCTTCGGTCTCGGCGCGGTGCGCAACGTCGGCGGCAACGTCGTCGAAGGCATCATCAGTGCACGGCAGGAGGGCCCCTACACCTCCTTCCATGACTTCCTCGACCGCGTACCGCTGCACGTGGCGAACAAGCGCACCGTGGAATCGCTCATCAAGGCGGGGGCCTTCGACTCGATGGGCGACACCCGTCGCGCCCTGCTGGAGATCCACGAGGACGCCGTCGAGGCGGCGGTGGACCGCAAGCGCAACGAGGCGCAGGGGGCCATCGGCTTCGACTTCGACAGCCTGTACGACGACATGGACCAGGCGCCGCCGGCGAAGGTCCCGGAGCGACCGGAGTGGGTCAAGAAGGACAAGCTCGCCTTCGAGCGGGAGATGCTCGGGCTGTACGTCTCCGATCATCCGCTGGCAGGGCTGGAGGTGCCGCTGGCCCGGCACGCGTCCATCTCCATCCACGACCTTCTCACCTCGGAGGACCTGCAGGACGGTGACCAGGTGACGGTGGCGGGGTTGGTCACCGGCGTCCAGCACCGGGTGGCCAAGGCCAGCGGGAACCCGTACGGCATGATCTCCGTCGAGGATTTCGACGGGGAGATCACGGTCATGTTCATGGGCAAGACCTACACGGAGTTCCAGCATCTGCTGCAGCAGGATGCGATCCTCGCCGTCCGCGGTCGTGTGTCGCGCAGGGACGACGGCATGAACCTGCACGCGCAGTCCGCGTTCGCCCCCGACATCGGCTCCTTCGACGCGGCCGGTCCGCTGTCCCTCCTCGTCGCCGAGCAGCGCGCCACGGAGCGCACCATGACGGATCTCGCCGAGGTGCTGCGACGGCATGCCGGCGACACTGAGGTGCTGTTGCGTGTGCACCGGGGCGGGTCCGCGAAGGTGTTCGAGGTGCCGATGCCGGTGACGGTCTCGGCGGACCTCTTCGGCGATCTGAAGTCGCTGCTCGGGCCCGCATGCCTGGGGTGACCCGGGGGCGCGTCTGAAACGTCGCCCAGGCTGTGCGCAGGACCCTGGGTAGTATCGGGTCTCGCAGGGTGAAGCGATGCGAGGAGAGGACCCGCTGGATGAGCACCGGACGTGCGGAGGAGTCCACCGATGACGCGGTGCGCACCCAGGAGCAGCTGGAGCCCGAGTACGGGATCCTCGGATTCACGCTGCGCGAGCTGATCATCCTCGTCGCATGGGCGGTGTCGTTCGTCGTCTCGTTCTTCCCGGTGGCGGCGCTGGGCTCGACGGTGTGGGTGAGCGGGATCGACTGGATCCTCACGATCGGCGTGCCCACGGCCGCCGTCTTCCTCCTCGTGCTGCGCAGATTCTCCCCCGAGGGCATTCGCAGGGTCGGGTCCCTGGGCATCGACCAGTTCGCCTCCGTGGCGGTCTCGGTGTCCGCGACCGTGTGGGTGCAGCTGATCTGGCGGCAGACCGCCGCGATCGTGCAGACAGGGGTCTTCACGATCGGGTGGGTGCCGATCGTCGCCGCGGTCGCCGCACTCGCCCTCGTCGCGTCGACGGTGTTCGCGCCGCTGATCCCGCGACTGCGCGACGACTTCGAGGGGCGCGCGGAGACGCTCGCGCACCGCAACGCGAATCCCGTGCGACCCGTCATCCCGCGGACGCGGCGCCCGGCATCGCGCGCCGCTGCGCTCCCGGACGCGGTGCCGTCGGATGTGACGGATGCCGGGGGCACGACTGTCCTTCCGGACGCACCGTCCCCCGCGGCGCACGATGATGTCGATGACGATACGCGGCCGCGTGCGCAATTCCCGTTCCTCGGCGGCGGAGTCCTGCTCGCCGAGGGCCCGTCCGCGGCGGCCGCGGACCCGCTTCCCGCCGTCGGAGACGGCAGCGCTCCGGCTGGTGCCCCGGCGGGCGGCCGGGCGGAGATGGACGGCGATGTCGCGGATGCCGATGGACGCGAGAACGGGACGGCGTACACCGATCCGATCGAAGCGCTGGATGAGATCTTCGCCGCCAACGGGCTGGGAGTCACCTCCGAACCTGACGAGGAGCGGGCGCCGCGAGGTCTGCTGCGTCGCAACAGAAGCGCTCAGCCGCGCACGGCCGACCAGGAGGCGAATCCGTTCTGGATCCTCGCCGGAACCGAGCGCGACGTCCTCGACGAGCAGGGGCAGCCGCTGTTCCGCATCGGCCCGGAGGCCTGGGCCCTGGTCATCGAGGACCGCGGTGGGGCGTACGTCGTCCGACATGACGACGGCCGCATCGGCTTTCTGCACGACATCACCGGCATCACGAAAGGCTGACACATTGCGCACCATCGATCTCCGCGGGAAGAGCCTCGCCCCCGCGGACATGCTCGCCGTTGTTCCCCGTGCCGCACAGGCACGGGCCGAAGCCCTGGCGACCGCCGCGCAGATCGTCGATGACGTCCGCACGGCGGGCGAGAGCGCGCTGCGTGATCAGGCCGAGAGGTTCGACCACGTCGTCGGACACGCGATCCGGGTGCCCGCCGAGCACCTCGCCGAAGCACTGGAGTCCGTGGATCCCGAGGTGCGCACGGCCCTCGAGAACGCGATCGGACGGGTGCGCAGGGGATCCGCCGCACAGGTGCCCGCCGCGCACATCACCGAGCTCGGTCCGGGTGCGCGCATCATCCAGCGCTGGCAGCCCGTAGGACGCGCCGGCGTCTACATCCCCGGAGGGAAGGCGCCGCTGGCTTCCAGCGTCGTGATGAACGTCGTCCCCGCGCAGGTCGCCGGAGTCGGCAGCATCGCCCTCGCCTCCCCGCCGCAGGCCGGCCACGGCGGGCGGGTGCACCCGACGATCCTCGCCGCCGCCGCGCTGCTGGGCATCGACGAGGTGTACGCCATCGGCGGCGCGGGTGCCATCGGAGCGCTGGCGTACGGAGTGGCGGGGCTCGGACTCGATCCGGTCGACGTCGTCTCCGGACCGGGGAACAACTACGTCGCCTCCGCCAAGCGCGCCGTCGCCGGCGCCGTGGGCACGGACTCGGAGGCCGGCGCCACGGAGATCCTCGTCGTGGCGGACGACACGGCGGACCCGGACCTGGTCGCCGCCGACCTCGTCAGCCAGGCGGAGCACGACGAGCAGGCATCGGCCGTGCTCGTGACCGATTCCGTCGAGCTCGCGGACCGTGTGGCGGATGCCGTCGCACGCCGTGCTTCCGACACCCTGCACGCGCAGCGCGTCGCCGCGGCTCTGGCGGGCCCGCAGTCGGCGATCGTCCTGGTCGACGACCGAGGCATGGCGGAGGCGTTCAGCAACGCTTACGCTCCCGAGCATCTGGAACTGCACATCGCGGGCGCCGCCGAGGCCGCCGAGCGGTTCACGAGCGCAGGCGCCGTCTTCGTCGGCGACCAGACCCCGGTCAGCCTCGGGGACTACATGGCGGGCAGCAACCACGTGCTGCCCACGGGCGGACAGGCGCGGTACGCCGCCGGACTGGGGGCGTACACGTTCCTGCGCCCCCAGCAGGTGATCGAGTACGACCACGCTGCGCTCGACCAGGTGCGCGAGGGCGTCATCGCGCTCTCGGCCGCGGAGATCCTGCCCGCGCACGGGGAAGCCGTGCAGGCGCGGTTCGCCGAGCGCTCCGTGCGCGTGGACCGCCGGTAGGCTGGGAGATCATGCACTGCCCTTTCTGCCGGCATCCGGACTCCCGCGTCATCGATTCCCGTACGAGCGATGACGGCCTGTCCATACGCCGGCGCAGGCAGTGCCCGGAGTGCGGCGGACGGTTCTCGACCACGGAGACGGCGAGCCTGATGGTCATCAAACGGTCCGGGGTGCTCGAGCCGTTCAGCCGCGACAAGGTCGTCGCGGGCGTTCGCAAGGCCTGCCAGGGGCGTCCGGTCACCGATGCCGACCTCGCCGTGCTCGCGCAGCAGGTCGAGGAGGCCGTCCGCCAGACCGGTGTGTCGCAGCTGGACACCAATGAGATCGGCCTCACCATCCTCGGCCCGCTGCGCGACCTCGACGAGGTCGCGTATCTGCGCTTCGCCAGCGTCTATCAGGGATTCGACTCGCTGGACGACTTCGAGCGCGCCATCGGCGAGCTGCGCGCAGACCATGCCACGGCGGAGTCGCCGCTCGCGGACCGATAGCCTGGCAGTGATGTACCCGCTGCTCTTCCGCCACGTCCTCTCCCGTCTCGACCCCGAATTCGCGCACCACGTCGCGATGACGGTGATCCGTGCGCTCGGCGTTCGGCCGTTCTCCTGGGTGGCGCGTGCGATCACTGCCCCGCATCCGGAGCTGCAGGTGCAGGCGCTGGGCCGCACCTTCCCATCGCCGTTCGGCATCGCGGCGGGCTTCGACAAGAACGCCGTGGGCGTGCGGGGCCTCGACGCGCTGGGATTCGGACACATCGAGGTCGGCACGGTGACCGCCGTTCCGCAGGAGGGCAACCCCCGGCCGCGGCTGTTCCGACTCGTGCCCGATCGTGCGGTCATCAACCGGATGGGGTTCAACAACGAGGGTGCGGCCGCTGCTGCCGCCCGGCTGAAGACGCTGCGACGTCGCGCACCGCGTGCCGTGATCGGGGCGAACATCGGCAAGAGCAGGGTCGTGGCGGTCGAGGACGCCCTCGACGACTACGTCGCATCCGCCGCGCTGCTCGCGCCGCTGGCCGACTATCTGGCCGTGAACGTGTCCTCGCCGAACACCCCGGGACTGCGCGGGCTCCAGGCCGTCGACGCGCTCGCGCCGCTGCTCCGTGCGGTCAAGACCGCGGCGGGGGAGACGCCCCTGCTGGTGAAGATCGCGCCCGACCTGAGCGACGACGAGATCTCGGCCATCGCGCGACTGGCCGTCGACGAGGGACTCGCCGGCATCATCACCCACAACACGACCATCGGTCGGGAGGGGTTGCGCACGGACCCCGCGGTCGTGGCGGCCGCCGGCGCCGGCGGCCTGTCGGGGGCGCCCCTGAAGGAGCGCTCGCTCGAGGTGCTCGCCGTCGTGCGCGCCGTCGTACCGGCGGAGTTCTGCGTGATCGCCGTGGGAGGCGTGGAGACCGCCGAGGACGTGCAGAAGCGGCTGGACGCCGGCGCGACCCTCGTGCAGGGGTACACGGCTTTCCTGTACCGCGGGCCGTTGTGGGCCCGGCAGATCAACAGGGGACTGCACCGCTGAGCAGGGTCGAGCCGTCGACCGCGGTCTGCGCTGTCGAGCCGCACCTGCGAGCGGTGCGCGATCAGCCGGGGTACTGGCCGCGCTTGACCTGCGGCTTGGGCAGCCGCATGAAACGCATCTGCAGCGAGCGCATGGCGGCGTACCAGCCCAGGCCGCGCTCCCGGCGCTCGATACCGAACTTCGCGGCCACCTTGCGCTTGACGCGGATGCTCAGCAGCACCATGTCGGCGATGGCCAGCAGCATGTACGCCCACAGCCCGACCATGGCCCACACCTGAATGCCCACGACCGGCGCGAGGTTGAGCAGGATGACCAGCAGCATCGCCGCCATCAGCCACTCGGAGATGTGCCAGCCGGCGTCGACGTAGTCCCGCACCCAGCGCCGCTGCGGGCCCTTGTCACGGGCGGGAAGGTATTTCTCCTCGCCGCGCTCCATGCCCAGCCGTGCGCGTTCGCGACGCGCCTGCAGCTCGGCCTTGGCCGCCGCGCGCGCCTCCTTGGTGTTCGCGACGAGCGGTCGACGATTCGCCGCCTCGCGCTCGGCACGGGTCGGCGTCGGCCTGCCCTTGCCCACGGCGGGCGTCTGGGGGGCGTCGTCGGCTTCAGGAGTGGACTTGGGCACGTTCGACCTCAGTTCGGAATCGGGATCGCCTTAAGATTACTCGCATGACCTCGTCTTCAGCGCCCGACCCGTCGGCATCCGAGTCCCCTGACCTGTCGGCGTCCGAGTCCGCCGTCCTCGAAGCGGTCGCCCTCGGCATCCCCGGAGCACTGTCCGATCTCGGCGCACTCGTGCGCATCCCCGGGATCGCGTGGCCCGCCTTCGACCAGGCCCAGCTCGAGCGCAGCGCGGATGCCGTGGCGGAGCTGGCCCGCGGCACGGGCGTGTTCGACGAGGTCCGGGTGCTGCGTGCGCACGTCGACGACACCGACGAGCTCGGCCAGCCCGCCGTGCTGGCCACGCGTGCGGCGCGGGGAGGGAAGCCCACGATCCTGTTGTACGCGCACCACGATGTGCAGCCTCCCGGCGATGACGAACTGTGGGAGACCCCGCCCTTCGAGCCGACCGTGCGCGACGGTCGGCTGTACGGGCGCGGCGCGGCGGACGACAAGGCGGGCGTCATGGCGCACATCGCCGCGCTGCGCGCCGTCCGGGAGGTGCTCGGCGACGACCTGGAGCTCGGGGTGGCGCTGTTCGTCGAGGGGGAGGAGGAGTACGGTTCCCGCTCCTTCGCCAGATTCCTCAGAGACAACGCCGAGGCGCTGCGCGCCGACGCCATCGTCGTCGCCGACTCCGGCAACCTCGACTCGGAGACCCCCGGCCTGACCGTCTCGCTGCGCGGCAACGCACGGTTCACGCTGCGCATCCGGACTCTCCAGCACGCCTCGCACTCCGGCATGTTCGGCGGGGCGGTGCCCGATGCGATGATGGCCGCCGTGACGCTCCTGGCGACCCTGTGGGACGCCGACGGGGCGGTGGCCGTGGAGGGGCTGTCGATGCGCGAGGGGGAGACACCCGCGTACAGCGAGGCCACGCTGCGCGATGAGACGGGGCTGCTTCCCGGCGTCTCGCCGGT from Microbacterium soli includes:
- a CDS encoding YggT family protein — encoded protein: MGTLLGVIGGIAETVLTLYFLVLIARLVLDLVPLFNREWRPKGAGLVLAELVYTLTDPPIRFFRRLVPPLRMGTISLDFGITLTLIVLLVLMTIARAL
- a CDS encoding DivIVA domain-containing protein, producing MALTPDDVVHKEFQHVRFKDGFDPEEVDDYLDEIVVEWRKTIEENNDLKAKLAAFESGQHTAPVAAAPAAEAPATSTASATGTSAGIIELAQRLHDEHVAEGEAKRRQLIADAEAEVARIRSAAEAKQREEAVRLERERNTLEGRITELREFERDYRGKLRAMIEGQLRDLDQKTSSDSTPVSAIGL
- the lspA gene encoding signal peptidase II — translated: MTGRRPLRRSAAGAIVAILAALVLVADQSVKQLTIAHLPSQETVPVLGEFLQLFYIRNSGAAFSIGAGMTWIFTIALVVVAGVIVWKTIGVRSRLWAVVLGGLLGGVLGNLTDRLLRDPGFAVGHVVDMISMPWMIPAVFNVADVFIVTGMISVALLVVTGLRLDGTRERDHAQPDDAGGAEDDAAPGSESAASGA
- a CDS encoding RluA family pseudouridine synthase, whose amino-acid sequence is MPSRSLPVPDGLEGARVDAALAKMLGFSRTFAAEIAESGGVILDGVVLGKSDRLRAGAWLEVTWTPREEPRIVPLAVPELGIVHDDDEIVVVDKPTGVAAHPSVGWEGPTVVGALAAAGFRIATSGAPERQGVVHRLDVGTSGLMVVAKTESAYTALKRAFKERTVEKVYHAVVQGHPDPLTGTIDAPIGRDPRHHWRFAVVADGKPSVTHYETLEAFPGASLLEIRLETGRTHQIRVHMAAHRHPCVGDPLYGADPTLSARLGLTRQWLHAHRLAFTHPASGEWVRFESPYPADFRHALEVLDPGRSEDA
- the dnaE gene encoding DNA polymerase III subunit alpha — protein: MASDSFVHLHVHSEYSMLDGAAKISSMTKAAADYGMPAIAVTDHGNTFAAYEFYNAAKAAGVKPIIGLEAYVTPGTHRSDKSRVAWGSPDQKSDDVSGSGAYTHMTLWSETTPGMHNLFRLSSRSSLEGYYFKPRMDRELLQTYSDGLIATTGCPSGEIQTRLRLGQYDAARAAAAEFQDIFGKENYFCEIMDHGLSIERRVTSDLLRLAKDLGIPLVATNDSHYTHQHEADAHEALLCVQSGSTMDDPNRFKFDGDGYYIKTAQEMRQLFRDHPEACDNTLLIAERCQVEFDTEANYMPSFPVPEGETEESWLVKEVERGLHYRYPDGIPGEVRERAEYELGIILQMKFPGYFLVVADFINWAKDHGIRVGPGRGSGAGSMVAYAMRITDLDPLRHGLIFERFLNPDRVSMPDFDVDFDDRRRGEVIDYVTEKYGDDRVAQIVTYGTIKSKQALKDAGRVLGFPFSMGDRLTKAMPPAVMGKDMPLSGMYDSTHPRYKEASEFRALIDTDPEAKTVFDRALGLEGLKRQWGVHAAGVIMSSHPLLDIVPIMKREQDGQIVTQFDYPSCESLGLIKMDFLGLRNLTIISDALDNIRTNRGEELDLEHLTIEDRGAYELLARGDTLGVFQLDGGAMRALLRLMKPDNFEDISAVIALYRPGPMGANSHTNYALRKNGQQEITPIHPELEEPLREILEGTYGLIIYQEQVMAIAQKVAGFTLGQADILRRAMGKKKKSELDKQYAGFHQGMLDRGFSEEAIKALWDILLPFSDYAFNKAHSAAYGLVSYWTAYLKAHYPAEYMAALLTSVGDSKDKMALYLNECRRMGIRVLPPDVSESINFFAAVGEDIRFGLGAVRNVGGNVVEGIISARQEGPYTSFHDFLDRVPLHVANKRTVESLIKAGAFDSMGDTRRALLEIHEDAVEAAVDRKRNEAQGAIGFDFDSLYDDMDQAPPAKVPERPEWVKKDKLAFEREMLGLYVSDHPLAGLEVPLARHASISIHDLLTSEDLQDGDQVTVAGLVTGVQHRVAKASGNPYGMISVEDFDGEITVMFMGKTYTEFQHLLQQDAILAVRGRVSRRDDGMNLHAQSAFAPDIGSFDAAGPLSLLVAEQRATERTMTDLAEVLRRHAGDTEVLLRVHRGGSAKVFEVPMPVTVSADLFGDLKSLLGPACLG
- the hisD gene encoding histidinol dehydrogenase; translation: MTTAASAFCTTSPASRKADTLRTIDLRGKSLAPADMLAVVPRAAQARAEALATAAQIVDDVRTAGESALRDQAERFDHVVGHAIRVPAEHLAEALESVDPEVRTALENAIGRVRRGSAAQVPAAHITELGPGARIIQRWQPVGRAGVYIPGGKAPLASSVVMNVVPAQVAGVGSIALASPPQAGHGGRVHPTILAAAALLGIDEVYAIGGAGAIGALAYGVAGLGLDPVDVVSGPGNNYVASAKRAVAGAVGTDSEAGATEILVVADDTADPDLVAADLVSQAEHDEQASAVLVTDSVELADRVADAVARRASDTLHAQRVAAALAGPQSAIVLVDDRGMAEAFSNAYAPEHLELHIAGAAEAAERFTSAGAVFVGDQTPVSLGDYMAGSNHVLPTGGQARYAAGLGAYTFLRPQQVIEYDHAALDQVREGVIALSAAEILPAHGEAVQARFAERSVRVDRR
- the nrdR gene encoding transcriptional regulator NrdR; the protein is MHCPFCRHPDSRVIDSRTSDDGLSIRRRRQCPECGGRFSTTETASLMVIKRSGVLEPFSRDKVVAGVRKACQGRPVTDADLAVLAQQVEEAVRQTGVSQLDTNEIGLTILGPLRDLDEVAYLRFASVYQGFDSLDDFERAIGELRADHATAESPLADR
- a CDS encoding quinone-dependent dihydroorotate dehydrogenase, whose amino-acid sequence is MYPLLFRHVLSRLDPEFAHHVAMTVIRALGVRPFSWVARAITAPHPELQVQALGRTFPSPFGIAAGFDKNAVGVRGLDALGFGHIEVGTVTAVPQEGNPRPRLFRLVPDRAVINRMGFNNEGAAAAAARLKTLRRRAPRAVIGANIGKSRVVAVEDALDDYVASAALLAPLADYLAVNVSSPNTPGLRGLQAVDALAPLLRAVKTAAGETPLLVKIAPDLSDDEISAIARLAVDEGLAGIITHNTTIGREGLRTDPAVVAAAGAGGLSGAPLKERSLEVLAVVRAVVPAEFCVIAVGGVETAEDVQKRLDAGATLVQGYTAFLYRGPLWARQINRGLHR
- a CDS encoding DUF3043 domain-containing protein; translation: MPKSTPEADDAPQTPAVGKGRPTPTRAEREAANRRPLVANTKEARAAAKAELQARRERARLGMERGEEKYLPARDKGPQRRWVRDYVDAGWHISEWLMAAMLLVILLNLAPVVGIQVWAMVGLWAYMLLAIADMVLLSIRVKRKVAAKFGIERRERGLGWYAAMRSLQMRFMRLPKPQVKRGQYPG
- a CDS encoding dipeptidase, whose amino-acid sequence is MTSSSAPDPSASESPDLSASESAVLEAVALGIPGALSDLGALVRIPGIAWPAFDQAQLERSADAVAELARGTGVFDEVRVLRAHVDDTDELGQPAVLATRAARGGKPTILLYAHHDVQPPGDDELWETPPFEPTVRDGRLYGRGAADDKAGVMAHIAALRAVREVLGDDLELGVALFVEGEEEYGSRSFARFLRDNAEALRADAIVVADSGNLDSETPGLTVSLRGNARFTLRIRTLQHASHSGMFGGAVPDAMMAAVTLLATLWDADGAVAVEGLSMREGETPAYSEATLRDETGLLPGVSPVGRGDILGRIWNRPSITITGIDATGVAQASNTLLPEVSVVISARVAPGQSAQDAYDAIERHLRDNTPFGAELTFTDVDLGDGFLVDTAGWAVGLTRGAMADGYGTAPVDLGVGGSIPFIADLVREFPAAQILVTGVEDPHSRAHSPDESLHLDTFRSAVRTEALLLTRLNARTAAS